From a single Stigmatopora argus isolate UIUO_Sarg chromosome 4, RoL_Sarg_1.0, whole genome shotgun sequence genomic region:
- the rpp38 gene encoding ribonuclease P protein subunit p38 produces the protein MDTPLKSKKKKDGKNPIRFKMLFTSPLMPNWNKVSHDDTTFILNTLQHKFTSIGLQKKEVKVFRPWRKKQAPAPPSASVSDANKAEDLPKGGWTDVTARRQLALGINEVTKALERNVLQLVLVCTSVNPKHMTDHLIGLSVSRGVPACQVARLSEFVTKVLGLKSVLALGFRRGVLPGDHEVFADTVEAILPKVPSINGAWLHGLLPGVGLLRTDTAKEEKVEKRKGKKRNLEPEVDVQESSSNPTLQPLNVKKIVANPAKKKRNQFQKKTK, from the coding sequence ATGGACACCCCATTGAagagtaaaaagaaaaaggatggCAAAAACCCCATTCGGTTCAAGATGTTATTCACCTCCCCTTTGATGCCAAACTGGAACAAAGTTTCCCACGATGACACGACTTTCATCCTGAACACTTTACAACATAAATTCACTTCCATAGGGCTTCAGAAAAAAGAGGTAAAGGTGTTTCGaccttggagaaaaaaacaagcgcCGGCACCCCCGTCTGCCTCGGTATCTGACGCCAATAAGGCAGAGGATTTGCCCAAAGGAGGCTGGACGGACGTGACTGCCAGGCGACAACTCGCACTGGGCATCAACGAGGTCACCAAAGCACTTGAAAGGAATGTACTCCAATTAGTGCTGGTGTGCACGTCGGTCAACCCCAAACACATGACCGACCACCTGATTGGGCTAAGTGTAAGCAGAGGCGTCCCCGCATGCCAGGTTGCCAGGCTGAGTGAGTTTGTGACGAAGGTGTTGGGCCTCAAGAGCGTCCTGGCTTTGGGTTTCAGGCGCGGCGTTCTCCCGGGTGACCATGAGGTGTTCGCGGACACTGTGGAAGCCATCCTACCAAAGGTACCCTCGATCAATGGCGCTTGGCTACACGGTTTGTTACCCGGTGTCGGATTGCTACGCACGGATACTGCAAAAGAAGAGAAGGTGGAAAAGAGGAAAGGCAAGAAAAGGAACCTGGAGCCTGAGGTTGACGTCCAAGAGTCTTCCTCAAATCCTACACTGCAACCcctaaatgtgaaaaaaattgtaGCGAACCCagccaagaaaaaaagaaatcaatttcAGAAGAAAACCAAGTAA
- the LOC144073402 gene encoding peroxisomal carnitine O-octanoyltransferase-like isoform X3, translating into MTSVAEFEKAAEDVKTLTTRPSDQELLDLYGLYKQATVGEINTERPGLFDMKGKAKWDAWNSRKVRPFASDEEFKATVDIVRTFQAGIGKELQHKLLQRAQTKRNWLEDWWLDSAYLEVRIPSQLHVNFAGPAPYLEHCWPPAEGTQVDRASISVWHTLQYWNLIYKEKMAPQKAGKMVLDMDQFRMLFCTCKVPGIEKDAIHNYFKTEREGHCPSHLVVMCRGRIFTFDALCDGQILTPPELLRQLSYIKECCTSQPDGHGVAALTTDQRTRWAKAREHLISIDPHNETILETIQSSLFIISLDDAKPYSSAENYTNIAVEALKGNPTNRWGDKSYNSLVFSDGTFGSNCDHSPYDAMIMVSMCWYVDQQLKATGGKWRGSDRVRPMALPEELVFNVDQKVLRDISEAKRQYLDKAQDLQIVCHAFTGFGKSAIKKKNLHPDTFVQLAMQLSYYRMHKRAGSCYETAMTRRFYHGRTETMRPCTSEALTWCKAMMDPACEIHDKRKALLQAFDKHNKLMAEGQEGKGFDRHLLGLYLIAKEAGYQTPALYTDPLYTKSGGGGNFVLSSSLVGYTSVLGAVAPLVHHGYGFFYRINEDRIVISVSAWNSCRETDATTLFNHFSNSMHDIFHLATTSQL; encoded by the exons ATGACTTCTGTG GCTGAGTTTGAAAAGGCGGCGGAAGACGTGAAAACCCTGACAACAAGGCCGTCAGACCAAGAGTTGCTGGACCTCTATGGCTTGTACAAGCAGGCAACTGTGGGAGAGATCAACACGG AAAGGCCGGGCTTGTTCGACATGAAGGGAAAAGCCAAGTGGGATGCGTGGAACTCAAGGAAAG TGCGCCCTTTTGCATCCGACGAGGAGTTTAAAGCTACAGTGGATATCGTGCGGACGTTTCAAGCGGGAATTGGCAAAGAACTTCAACACAAACTACTCCAAAGAGCCCAAACTAAGAGGAATTGG CTGGAAGATTGGTGGTTAGACAGCGCATACCTGGAGGTGCGCATCCCCTCTCAGCTCCACGTAAACTTCGCTGGCCCGGCCCCTTATTTGGAGCACTGCTGGCCTCCCGCGGAAGGAACTCAAGTGGACAGGGCAAGCATCAGCGTTTGGCACACGCTGCAGTATTGGAATCTCATTTACAA AGAGAAAATGGCTCCTCAGAAAGCAGGTAAAATGGTGTTGGATATGGATCAGTTCAGAATGCTCTTCTGCACTTGTAAAGTACCTGGAATTGAAAAAGATGCCATCCACAACTATTTCAAGACGG AACGAGAGGGCCACTGCCCTTCACATCTGGTTGTGATGTGCCGTGGACGGATTTTCACGTTTGATGCGCTTTGCGATGGACAAATCCTTACACCACCAGAGCTCCTCAG GCAGCTGAGCTACATAAAAGAGTGTTGTACGAGCCAGCCAGATGGCCATGGAGTTGCTGCTCTGACCACTGACCAAAGGACTCGATGGGCAAAG GCCAGAGAACACCTCATTAGCATTGACCCCCACAATGAAACCATCCTGGAGACCATCCAGAGCAGCCTCTTCATAATATCTTTAGACGACGCCAAGCCGTATTCCTCTGCCGAGAACTACACAAAT ATTGCTGTGGAAGCGCTCAAAGGAAATCCTACGAATCGCTGGGGAGACAAGTCTTACAACTCACTTGTGTTCTCCGACGGTACTTTCGGATCCAATTGTGAC CATTCGCCGTATGACGCTATGATCATGGTCTCCATGTGCTGGTATGTTGACCAGCAACTTAAAGCAACGGGGGGCAAATGGAGG GGCTCGGACAGAGTGCGACCAATGGCTTTGCCTGAAGAGCTCGTTTTTAATGTGGATCAAAAGGTCCTGAGGGACATTAGTGAAGCCAAACGCCAATATCTGGACAAG GCGCAGGACCTCCAGATTGTGTGTCACGCCTTCACTGGGTTTGGAAAATCAGCCATCAAAAAGAAGAATCTGCACCCTGATACATTTGTTCAGCTGGCAATGCAGCTGAGCTACTACCGCATGCATAAGAG AGCGGGGAGTTGCTACGAAACGGCGATGACTCGGAGGTTCTACCACGGCAGGACGGAGACCATGCGGCCTTGCACTAGTGAAGCGCTCACCTGGTGTAAAGCCATGATGGACCCCGCCTGCGAG ATTCACGATAAAAGGAAAGCCTTGCTGCAAGCCTTCGACAAACACAATAAGTTGATGGCGGAAGGCCAAGAGGGCAAAG GTTTTGACAGGCATCTTCTTGGACTTTACCTCATCGCCAAAGAGGCAGGATATCAGACTCCTGCGCTCTACACAGACCCGCTCTACACAAAGAG CGGCGGTGGCGGGAACTTTGTGCTCTCGTCCAGTTTGGTGGGCTACACCTCAGTCCTCGGCGCCGTCGCTCCTTTGGTTCACCACGGCTACGGCTTCTTCTACCGCATCAATGAGGACAG
- the LOC144073402 gene encoding acyl-CoA-binding protein-like isoform X2 codes for MTSVAEFEKAAEDVKTLTTRPSDQELLDLYGLYKQATVGEINTERPGLFDMKGKAKWDAWNSRKGTSKEDAMSAYVKLAKELISKLG; via the exons ATGACTTCTGTG GCTGAGTTTGAAAAGGCGGCGGAAGACGTGAAAACCCTGACAACAAGGCCGTCAGACCAAGAGTTGCTGGACCTCTATGGCTTGTACAAGCAGGCAACTGTGGGAGAGATCAACACGG AAAGGCCGGGCTTGTTCGACATGAAGGGAAAAGCCAAGTGGGATGCGTGGAACTCAAGGAAAG GAACGTCCAAAGAAGACGCCATGTCCGCCTACGTCAAACTCGCCAAGGAGCTCATTAGCAAATTGGGTTAA
- the LOC144073402 gene encoding peroxisomal carnitine O-octanoyltransferase-like isoform X1 → MLPKSVLEKTFQYQSSLPPLPVPPLEGTLSKYLDAVRPFASDEEFKATVDIVRTFQAGIGKELQHKLLQRAQTKRNWLEDWWLDSAYLEVRIPSQLHVNFAGPAPYLEHCWPPAEGTQVDRASISVWHTLQYWNLIYKEKMAPQKAGKMVLDMDQFRMLFCTCKVPGIEKDAIHNYFKTEREGHCPSHLVVMCRGRIFTFDALCDGQILTPPELLRQLSYIKECCTSQPDGHGVAALTTDQRTRWAKAREHLISIDPHNETILETIQSSLFIISLDDAKPYSSAENYTNIAVEALKGNPTNRWGDKSYNSLVFSDGTFGSNCDHSPYDAMIMVSMCWYVDQQLKATGGKWRGSDRVRPMALPEELVFNVDQKVLRDISEAKRQYLDKAQDLQIVCHAFTGFGKSAIKKKNLHPDTFVQLAMQLSYYRMHKRAGSCYETAMTRRFYHGRTETMRPCTSEALTWCKAMMDPACEIHDKRKALLQAFDKHNKLMAEGQEGKGFDRHLLGLYLIAKEAGYQTPALYTDPLYTKSGGGGNFVLSSSLVGYTSVLGAVAPLVHHGYGFFYRINEDRIVISVSAWNSCRETDATTLFNHFSNSMHDIFHLATTSQL, encoded by the exons atgttgccAAAATCAGTGCTCGAGAAGACCTTCCAGTATCAAAGCAGCCTACCTCCCCTGCCTGTTCCACCACTAGAGGGCACCCTCTCCAAGTATCTGGATGCAG TGCGCCCTTTTGCATCCGACGAGGAGTTTAAAGCTACAGTGGATATCGTGCGGACGTTTCAAGCGGGAATTGGCAAAGAACTTCAACACAAACTACTCCAAAGAGCCCAAACTAAGAGGAATTGG CTGGAAGATTGGTGGTTAGACAGCGCATACCTGGAGGTGCGCATCCCCTCTCAGCTCCACGTAAACTTCGCTGGCCCGGCCCCTTATTTGGAGCACTGCTGGCCTCCCGCGGAAGGAACTCAAGTGGACAGGGCAAGCATCAGCGTTTGGCACACGCTGCAGTATTGGAATCTCATTTACAA AGAGAAAATGGCTCCTCAGAAAGCAGGTAAAATGGTGTTGGATATGGATCAGTTCAGAATGCTCTTCTGCACTTGTAAAGTACCTGGAATTGAAAAAGATGCCATCCACAACTATTTCAAGACGG AACGAGAGGGCCACTGCCCTTCACATCTGGTTGTGATGTGCCGTGGACGGATTTTCACGTTTGATGCGCTTTGCGATGGACAAATCCTTACACCACCAGAGCTCCTCAG GCAGCTGAGCTACATAAAAGAGTGTTGTACGAGCCAGCCAGATGGCCATGGAGTTGCTGCTCTGACCACTGACCAAAGGACTCGATGGGCAAAG GCCAGAGAACACCTCATTAGCATTGACCCCCACAATGAAACCATCCTGGAGACCATCCAGAGCAGCCTCTTCATAATATCTTTAGACGACGCCAAGCCGTATTCCTCTGCCGAGAACTACACAAAT ATTGCTGTGGAAGCGCTCAAAGGAAATCCTACGAATCGCTGGGGAGACAAGTCTTACAACTCACTTGTGTTCTCCGACGGTACTTTCGGATCCAATTGTGAC CATTCGCCGTATGACGCTATGATCATGGTCTCCATGTGCTGGTATGTTGACCAGCAACTTAAAGCAACGGGGGGCAAATGGAGG GGCTCGGACAGAGTGCGACCAATGGCTTTGCCTGAAGAGCTCGTTTTTAATGTGGATCAAAAGGTCCTGAGGGACATTAGTGAAGCCAAACGCCAATATCTGGACAAG GCGCAGGACCTCCAGATTGTGTGTCACGCCTTCACTGGGTTTGGAAAATCAGCCATCAAAAAGAAGAATCTGCACCCTGATACATTTGTTCAGCTGGCAATGCAGCTGAGCTACTACCGCATGCATAAGAG AGCGGGGAGTTGCTACGAAACGGCGATGACTCGGAGGTTCTACCACGGCAGGACGGAGACCATGCGGCCTTGCACTAGTGAAGCGCTCACCTGGTGTAAAGCCATGATGGACCCCGCCTGCGAG ATTCACGATAAAAGGAAAGCCTTGCTGCAAGCCTTCGACAAACACAATAAGTTGATGGCGGAAGGCCAAGAGGGCAAAG GTTTTGACAGGCATCTTCTTGGACTTTACCTCATCGCCAAAGAGGCAGGATATCAGACTCCTGCGCTCTACACAGACCCGCTCTACACAAAGAG CGGCGGTGGCGGGAACTTTGTGCTCTCGTCCAGTTTGGTGGGCTACACCTCAGTCCTCGGCGCCGTCGCTCCTTTGGTTCACCACGGCTACGGCTTCTTCTACCGCATCAATGAGGACAG